One Methanosarcinales archaeon genomic window, TTAGGTTTTTCTTGATAAAAATAACCAGATCATTGAAGAATATCTTTTTGTTTTCTTCAGGTGTCCTATTATTGCATAATGCAATCTCATGAGCTGAACTTACCATTAACACATAGTCGACAATATAAGGCATCGAGCCATCTAGAGCTTCTTTAAAAGACATCTTTAAAGGTGTATATTCTACTATTGATAGCTGTGGAACATCATAAATCGTGGTAGAAGGTTCTATATTTATCACTTTTGCCTTTGTTCCCAGTTTTTCTATCATCTTAGCGCTTATACCGGGACCCCCACCAATATCAAGTATACTATCTCTGTTGTCAATATATTCAGACAGTATATTTTCTATCAATTCATGCATAACACCGATTCTTTTAGCAAAAGTGTTTGTATAGTCTATACCATCAAATTTAGTGATATTATCCACAGAATTTTCACCTGATTACGTCACAAATGCCATCCTTATAAAATTCAGGCCATATTCTTTTTTTGCCGGTGCCTGAATCCCGATACTCCTCACCGCATAGCGGAAGGGAGGAGTAGTTCACAAACTAAAACTCCACCTTTGGTGCAATTTCTGCCGCTTCATCAGCTTCAAAGTACAGCTTCTCATCAAATCCAAACATATTTGCCACAATCCCTGCAGGCATTCGTTTAATCTTTGTATTGTATGCCCTGACCTGTTCATTGTAGCGCATTCTTTCCACTGCAATGCGGTTTTCAGTCCCTTCGAGTTGCGACTGGAGTGCCAGGAAGTTTTCGTTTGCCTTAAGATTTGGGTAGTTTTCAACTACCAGAAGAAGTCTGGATATTGCAGAATCCATACTGTCTGCAGCTTCCATTTTACTCTGTTGTGTGGCTGCAGCACCCCATTGACTTCTGGCCGCAGTAATCTCTGTAAGGACTTCTTCTTCATGTGCAGCATACCCTTTCACTGTGGAAACAAGGTTGGGTATAAGGTCTGCCCTTCTTTGGTACTGGCTTTCCACCTGTGCCCATGATGCGTCAACCCCTTCTTCGGCTGCCACAAAGCCGTTGTATGTGGAAAGAAACCACCCTCCAGTCAATAATATAATCAGAACGACGGCGCCGATAACTCCAAAGAGCACATTTCTTGTGTTCATTCATTCACCTCAAGTTCATCAATAATTTCTCCGATATCAGATAATATCCTTATTATATGTTCGATATATTGTTCTTTATCTTTACTCATTTTGGAAGTCTTTTGCCTTATGCTGTAAATATCTTCCAGAACCTTGGTGTCTATTCCATACCCATCTGCCACAATCCTGAATAACTCTTCAGTATCAGTCCAGTCATTGCGTAAATCCTTCAGATGAATCAGGCCCCCAAGGATGGGCATGATGGCCGGAACTGCCGCAAGAATAAGGTGTTCAAGATCCTTGCCTTTAAACTGGAGGTATTCCTCCCTGAGATGGATCAGCTTAGAGCGAAACTCGAACTCAAGCTGGTGACGCAGGTGTTTCTTTGATATTGTGATATCAGCCAGACAATCCTCGCCATGGAGTACCTCATAGTGCTGCTTGATATTTAAAAACTCAATTGGGAATACATCAACCCCGTCTGTGAGTTCTTCCTTTGTCATAACAAGAGGTACTTCCTTAAGCGGTTTTATTGATTGTAGCGTGGTAAAATCAATGTGGTTACAAACCGCAAGAAGTCGTGTCTCATCGCCTGTGTGGTACTGCACCAGTGCCACCAGATTACTGCCAAGAATATCTGTAAGTTTTTCTATCTGTGTATCCGCTGTCATGCAATCACCTATGTAATATTATCATTAATTCCCTATATCATTAATTCTCATTGATTTTGTGGCCATATTCACCAACTTCCACCAAATCCACCGCCGCCGGACATTCCACCGCCGAATCCACCAAATCCACCGCTGCCAGACATTCCACCACCTAATCCACCGCCAAATCCGCCAATATAAATTCCGCCCATACCCCTTTTACCTCGCCCTTTGAGAGCTGCAAGACCAAATAGTACTAATATAATAGTAAAAAACAAAAAAGGCCAGATAGATTCGCCATCATTGGATTGTCCTGTGGGCTTCATGCTATATCTTGATATTACTTCCTCATTCCCCTCAATAAGTCCCTCAATTACCACCATGGACTCATAGATTCCCTTTCCATAATCCCCGTTCCTGAAATTCGGTACTATTATCCTGTCCCCGATATTCACCTTCATGCTGTCTGTTATGACTCCCTCCAGGCCATAGCCCACCTCAAAGCGATACTCACGTTCCTGTTTGGATACCAGAATCAACAACCCGTTGTCCCTGTCGGTTTTGCCTATGCCTGCCTGTTGGAATAGAT contains:
- a CDS encoding LemA family protein: MNTRNVLFGVIGAVVLIILLTGGWFLSTYNGFVAAEEGVDASWAQVESQYQRRADLIPNLVSTVKGYAAHEEEVLTEITAARSQWGAAATQQSKMEAADSMDSAISRLLLVVENYPNLKANENFLALQSQLEGTENRIAVERMRYNEQVRAYNTKIKRMPAGIVANMFGFDEKLYFEADEAAEIAPKVEF
- a CDS encoding TPM domain-containing protein → MTKWSLILIIMILSVATASGASYPQLTGFVTDNADMIDSSYEAQITALAKQIEEKTTVEIAVVTVESFEGESKEMYAVNLFQQAGIGKTDRDNGLLILVSKQEREYRFEVGYGLEGVITDSMKVNIGDRIIVPNFRNGDYGKGIYESMVVIEGLIEGNEEVISRYSMKPTGQSNDGESIWPFLFFTIILVLFGLAALKGRGKRGMGGIYIGGFGGGLGGGMSGSGGFGGFGGGMSGGGGFGGSW